The region CAGCCGACCGCGGGGGCACCGGCGGACCGCATCCGCATCATCGTCCCGCCTGGCGAGAGCCGCAGTATCCGGGTGCCGCTCCTCCCCCGCCGCCGTGGCGAGCTCACCAGCCGGTTCGTCGTCGTCCGCTCCGACGGGCTGTTGCGCCTCGCCGGGCGCCAGGCCCGGCTCGAGAGCCTCGGCGCGCTGCCCGTGCTGCCGCCCTTCACTGCGCGCCGGCACCTTCCGTCGCGCCTCGCGCGCCTGCGCGAACTCGACGGCAGCACCAGCGTGCAGGTGCGCGGACAGGGCACCGAGTTCGACAGCCTCCGCGAGTACGTGCGCGGCGACGACGTGCGCTCCATCGACTGGCGCGCGACGGCCCGGTCGTCCACCACGATGCTGCGCACCTGGCGTCCGGAGCGCGACCGCCATGTCGTGATCGTCATCGACACCGGGCGCACCGCCGCCGCCCGCGTCGGCGACGGGGTGCGGATGGATGCCGCGATCGAGGCCGCGCTGCTGCTCGCCGCGCTCGCCCAGCGCGCCGGCGACCACGTGCACCTGGTGATGTTCGACCGTGCGGTGCGCGCGCGGGTGAGCCGCGTCGACGGACCCGGGCTCCTTCCGGCGCTCGTCGATGCGATGGCGCCGGTCGAGCCGCAGCTCATCGACACCGACTGGGATGCCGCGTTCGCGCAGGTGCGTTCGCTCACGAGCCGTCCGTCGCTCGTCGTGCTGCTCACCGCCCAGGATTCGCCCGACGCCGCCCGCGGGTTCCTCGGATCGCTCGGTGCGCTGACCGCCCGCACGCGGGTGCTCGTCGGCACGGTCACCGACGAGCCCGTCACCTCCCCCGAGCGGCCGGATGCGGCGGACGTGTACCGCCTCGCGGCGGTCGAGCGGGCGACCCGTGACGCGCGGGTGACCGCAGCGGCGATGGCGCGGGCGGGTGCCGAATCGCTGACCGGATCGCCCGACGACCTGCCGCCGCGCATCGCGGACCGCTACCTCGCCCTGAAGGCGGCCGGCCGACTCTGAGGTGGTTCGACGGCCTCCCGCCGTCGGAGTACGTCCGGTGACACTTGGGGCAACATCCGTCGAGCCTGCTGAGAAAGTGCTGAGAACCGCGCTACTCTCACGGCCGAGGAAAGGAGTCCGCCATGACGGATACCACCACCGAGCCCAAGACCTCGACCAAGCTCGTCGCCGAGGCGCTCGGAACGATGCTGCTCGTCTTCGGAGGCGTCGGCACTGCACTGATCGCATCCGCGTTCCCGTACGACGACCCCGCCAACCCGCTCGGTGTCGGCTTCGTGGGCGTCGCGCTCGCGTTCGGCCTCACCGTCGTGGTGGGCGCCTACGCGTGGGGCCCCGTGTCGGGCGGCCACTTCAACCCCGCGATCACGCTGGGCCTCGCCGCCTCCGGCCGGTTCCCCTGGAAGGACACGGTCGCCTACATCGTCGCCCAGCTGATCGGCGGTGTGGTCGCGACGAGCCTCATCGTGCTCATCGGCGTCTACGGTCCGGGCACCTGGCTCGCCGACGCGATGAACGGCGGGTTCGCCTCGAACGGCTTCGGCGACGCCTCGCCCGGCGGCTTCGGCCTGGGCGCCGCGATCGTGGTCGAGGTGCTTCTCACGGCGTTCTTCGTGCTGATCATCCTGGGCGTCACGCACCCCACGCGCGGCAATGCGCTGCTCGCGCCGCTCGCGATCGGCCTGACGCTGACGCTCATCCACCTCATCTCGATCCCGGTCGACAACACGTCGGTGAACCCGGCGCGCTCGATCGCCGCGGCGATCTACGGCGGAACCGAGGCACTGTCGCAGCTGTGGGTCTTCATCGTGTTCCCGATCGTCGGCGGCCTCATCGCCGGCTGGGTGCACCGTGCCCTGCTCGAGAAGACTCCGGCTCCTCCCGCTGAGGAGACGGCGCGCGTCGAGCTCTGAACCCGTCCCGCACGCGGAAGCGGCCCGCCCCCTCGGGGACGGGCCGCTTCTGCGTGCGGGATCTCTCGGATCAGACCAGGTCGAACCGGTCGAGCTCGGTGACCTTGCCCCACGCGCGGGCGAAGTCGCGCACGAACTTCTCGGTCGCGTCGTCGGAGGCGTAGACCTCGGCGACGGCGCGCAGCTCGGAGTTCGACGAGAACACCAGGTCGGTGCGCGTGCCGATGCCGACCTTCTCGCCCGAACCGTCCTTCGCGCCGGCGAACGCGTGCTTGCCCGGGTCGAGCGGACGCCAGGTGGTGCCGAGGTCGAGCAGGTTCACGAAGAAGTCGTTCGTGAGCACACCGGGGCGGTCGGTGAACACGCCGTACTCCGACCCGTCGTAGTTGGCGCCGAGCACCCGGAGGCCGCCGACGAGCACGGTGAGCTCGGGCGCCGACAGGGTGAGCAGGTTGGCCTTGTCGACGAGCAGGTACTCGGCGGGCAGCTCGGCGAGCGGGCCGTAGTAGTTGCGGAAGCCGTCGGCCGCGGGCTCGAGGTACTCGAACGACTCGACGTCGGTCTGCTCCTGCGAGGCGTCGGTGCGGCCCGGGTGGAACGTCACCTCGACCTCGACACCGGCATCCGCTGCCGCCTTCTCGACAGCCGCGTTGCCCGCCAGCACGATGAGATCGGCGAGCGAGACCTGCTTGCCGTCGGCACGGTCGGCGTTGAACTCCGCCTGCACGCCCTCGAGCGCGCCGAGCACCTTGGCGAGCTGGGCGGGGTTGTTGACCGCCCAGTCCTTCTGGGGTGCGAGACGGATGCGGGCGCCGTTGACGCCGCCGCGCTTGTCGCTGCCGCGGAACGACGAGGCCGCCGCCCACGTGGTCGACACGAGCTCGGAGACGGAGAGTCCCGACTCGAGGATCCGCGCCTTGAGCGCCGCAGCGTCGGCGGAGTCGATCAGCTCGTGGTCGACGGCCGGCACGCGGTCCTGCCAGATGAGCTCTTCAGCCGGCACCTCGGGGCCGAGGTAGCGCTCGATCGGGCCCATGTCGCGGTGGGTCAGCTTGAACCACGCGCGGGCGAACGCGTCGGAGAACGCGGCAGGGTCCTCGGCGAACCGCTTCGAGATCTCGCCGTAGGCGGGGTCGAAGCGCAGCGCGAGGTCGGTGGTGAGCATGCGGGGCTCGCGGCGACCGCCCGAGTGGGCGAGCGGCACCATGTCGGCTCCGCCGCCGTTCTTCGGACGCCACTGGTTCGCACCGGCGGGGCTCTGGAACAGCTCCCACTCGTACGCGAACAGGATGTGGAAGAACTCGTTGTCCCAGCGGGTCGGGTGGTAGGTCCAGGTGACCTCGAGTCCCGACGTGATCGAGTCGTCGCCCTTGCCGCTGGCGTACGAGTTCGCCCAGCCGAGACCCTGCTCCTCGATGCCGGCGGCCTCGGGGTTGTCGCCGACGTGCGAGTCGGATGCCGCACCGTGGGTCTTGCCGAAGGTGTGACCACCGGCGATCAGCGCGACAGTCTCCTCGTCGTTCATCGCCATGCGCGAGAACGTCTCGCGGATGTCGCGTGCCGCGAGAAGCGGGTCGGGGTTGCCGTTCGGGCCCTCGGGGTTGACGTAGATGAGACCCATCTGCACCGCGGCGAGCGGCTTCTCGAGGTCGCGGTCGCCCGAGTAGCGCTTGTCGTCGAGCCACGTCGTCTCGGGACCCCAGTACACGTCGTCGTCGGGCTCCCACACGTCGGGGCGGCCGCCCGCGTAGCCGAAGGTGTCGAAGCCCATCGACTCGAGCGCGACGTTGCCGGCGAGGATCATCAGGTCGGCCCACGAGATGGACTGGCCGTACTTCTTCTTCACGGGCCAGAGCAGGCGACGGGCCTTGTCGAGGTTGACGTTGTCGGGCCACGAGTTCAGCGGGGCGAAGCGCTGCTGGCCGGCGCCGCCGCCGCCACGGCCGTCGGTGACGCGGTAGGTGCCCGCCGAGTGCCACGCCATGCGGATCATGAGGGGTCCGTAGTTGCCGAAGTCAGCCGGCCACCAGTCCTGGCTCGTCGTGAGCGTCTCGGCGATGTCGGCCTTGACCGCGGCGAGATCGAGCGCCTCGAACGCCGCCGTGTAGTCGAACTCCTCGCCGAGCGGGTTGGCGACGGCGGGGTTCTTCGCGAGCACCTTGAGGTTCAGCTGGTTCGGCCACCACACCCGGTTCGCCGACCCGGCGGTGGGGTGCGGCTGCGAGGTGTGGACGACGGGGCACCCACCGGCAGGGTTCGGCTCGTCGGTCACCGTGACGGACTGATCGGTGGGGTTCTCTTCGCCGCCGATGCCTGCGGCGTCGTGATCGGTCATGATCTTCCTTCCTGAGGGGGTCTGATGGTCATCGGTCGCGTGCAGCCGAGGCGCACGCGGGGCACAGCCCCCAGAACGTCACCTCGGCCACCTGGACGGTGTAGCCGTGGCTGTCGGAGGGCGTGAGGCAGGGGGCGGGACCGACCGCGCAGTCGACGTCCTCGACGGCGCCGCATCCGGTGCACACCAGGTGGTGGTGGTTGTCGTCGACGCGCAGCTCGAACAGCCCCGGACGGCCCGCCGGCTCGATGCGGCGCACGAGACCGGCGTCGACGAAGTCGGTGAGGGCGTTGTAGACGGACTGCAGGCTCGACTGCGGCACATAGCGACGGGCGAGCTGGAACACCTCGTCGGCGCTCACGTGCGGCTTGGCCCGGAGCGCCTCGACGACCGCGCGTCGGGAGTCGGTGACGCGCAGGCCCGCACCGCGGAGCAGTTCGCTCGCGTCGAGGTGGGGAGGGGCTGTCGTCACCCCTTCAGCCTAGCCTTGTTTTGATCAATTCAAAACAATGGTGTGGCGGTCCAGCGCGCGAAATCTCGGTGAACGGATGCCGCGGTCTGACTCGTGCACCCCCTGCGGATCATCCGGCGACGAGCGTGGGCGTGCCCGCCTCGTACTCGGTGAGGTCGCCCGTCTCGCCGAGCCGCCGCGCTCGCCCTCCGACGACCAGCATGTAGGTCAGGAACAGGCCGAGCGCGACCGCCCCGATGCCGATCTTGATCCACCAGGGCCACGGCTGCGCGGTGACGAACCCCTCGATGAGCCCGGCGACCGCGAGCGCGAGCACGAGACCGATAGCCACCGTCGCCAGTGCCCTCCCCTCCGCGGCGAGCGACTCGCCGCGGCTGCGCGCGCCGGGCGCGACCCACGACCAGAAGATGCGCAGGCCGGCGGCGCCCGCGACGAAGATGCAGGTCAGTTCGAGCAGCCCGTGCGGGAGGATGTACAGCAGGAAGACGTCGCCGCGGTCGAAGGCCAGCATGATCGCAGCGGCCGTGCCGACCCCCACCGCGTTCTGCACGAGCACCATGATCGGCCAGACCCCGGTGATGCCGAACATCACGCACTGCGCGGCGATCCAGGCGTTATTGGTCCACACCGTCCCGGCGAACACGGCTGCCGGGTTCTCGCTGTAGTAGTCGGTGAAGTCGTTCTCGGCGTACTGCTCGAGTCCGGCGCTCGGACCGAGGCTCGCCACGAGCGCCGCGTCGCTCGAGACCCAGAGCGCGACGGTGGTCCCCACCACGATGAAGGCGCCCGCGATCACCAGGGTGATCCAGCGCAGCCGGTGCAGCGCCGCGGGCAGCTGCAGCACGAAGAACCGCGGGATCTGCCGCATCGGGTTCTCGGCGGTGCCCGTCAGCCGAAGTCGGGCCCGCGCGAGCATCGTCGACACATGGTCGCCCTGCGGCGTTCGGCCGGCCGACGTCTTGATGTCGGCGAGATCGGCGGATGCCGCCCGGTAGCGAGCCACGAGCTCGTCGACCTCGGCGCCGGTGAGGCGACGTGCGCGACTGAGCTCGTCGAGCCTCGCCCACTCCGCGCGCCGCGCGGCAGTGAGGGCGTCGAGGTCCATGTGCTTGACTCTACCCATGCCCACCGAAGGATCATCGATCGTCGAGATCCATCAGGACGAGGTGCTCACCGGCGAAGCCGTGGCACTCGACGTGCAGCCGCTGTCGTTCTTCTTGCGCGCGCTCGGTGTGCTCATCGACATGCTCCTCGGCGTCGCCGTGCTCGTGCTGTTCAGCTTCGCCCTGTCGTGGCTCGGCGGCGCGGGCCTCCTCGACGCCGCCGTCGCCCCGATCCTCACGATCGTGGTGGTGGTGACCGTCACCGTGATCCTCCCGACCGCGGTCGAGACCGCCAGCGGCGGCCGCAGCCTCGGCAAGCTCGCGGTCGGCGGGCGCATCGTGCGATCCGACGGCGGCGGCACCGGCTTCCGGCACGCCTTCATCCGCGCGCTGGTGGGCGTGTTCGAACTCTGGTTCACCCTCGGGGCGGTCGCCGCGCTGTGCGGCGCGTTCACCCCGCGCTCGCAGCGCCTCGGCGATCTGCTCG is a window of Microbacterium terrae DNA encoding:
- a CDS encoding DUF58 domain-containing protein, yielding MHLTARAALLVAVGAVPVVLLAAAGVDAWAAAAGWIVLCLVLVLADAIAAPDPRRIEVSRDVPRRALLGQQVVAEVRLRNTGSRTVRGRVRDAWQPTAGAPADRIRIIVPPGESRSIRVPLLPRRRGELTSRFVVVRSDGLLRLAGRQARLESLGALPVLPPFTARRHLPSRLARLRELDGSTSVQVRGQGTEFDSLREYVRGDDVRSIDWRATARSSTTMLRTWRPERDRHVVIVIDTGRTAAARVGDGVRMDAAIEAALLLAALAQRAGDHVHLVMFDRAVRARVSRVDGPGLLPALVDAMAPVEPQLIDTDWDAAFAQVRSLTSRPSLVVLLTAQDSPDAARGFLGSLGALTARTRVLVGTVTDEPVTSPERPDAADVYRLAAVERATRDARVTAAAMARAGAESLTGSPDDLPPRIADRYLALKAAGRL
- the aqpZ gene encoding aquaporin Z, coding for MTDTTTEPKTSTKLVAEALGTMLLVFGGVGTALIASAFPYDDPANPLGVGFVGVALAFGLTVVVGAYAWGPVSGGHFNPAITLGLAASGRFPWKDTVAYIVAQLIGGVVATSLIVLIGVYGPGTWLADAMNGGFASNGFGDASPGGFGLGAAIVVEVLLTAFFVLIILGVTHPTRGNALLAPLAIGLTLTLIHLISIPVDNTSVNPARSIAAAIYGGTEALSQLWVFIVFPIVGGLIAGWVHRALLEKTPAPPAEETARVEL
- the katG gene encoding catalase/peroxidase HPI; this encodes MTDHDAAGIGGEENPTDQSVTVTDEPNPAGGCPVVHTSQPHPTAGSANRVWWPNQLNLKVLAKNPAVANPLGEEFDYTAAFEALDLAAVKADIAETLTTSQDWWPADFGNYGPLMIRMAWHSAGTYRVTDGRGGGGAGQQRFAPLNSWPDNVNLDKARRLLWPVKKKYGQSISWADLMILAGNVALESMGFDTFGYAGGRPDVWEPDDDVYWGPETTWLDDKRYSGDRDLEKPLAAVQMGLIYVNPEGPNGNPDPLLAARDIRETFSRMAMNDEETVALIAGGHTFGKTHGAASDSHVGDNPEAAGIEEQGLGWANSYASGKGDDSITSGLEVTWTYHPTRWDNEFFHILFAYEWELFQSPAGANQWRPKNGGGADMVPLAHSGGRREPRMLTTDLALRFDPAYGEISKRFAEDPAAFSDAFARAWFKLTHRDMGPIERYLGPEVPAEELIWQDRVPAVDHELIDSADAAALKARILESGLSVSELVSTTWAAASSFRGSDKRGGVNGARIRLAPQKDWAVNNPAQLAKVLGALEGVQAEFNADRADGKQVSLADLIVLAGNAAVEKAAADAGVEVEVTFHPGRTDASQEQTDVESFEYLEPAADGFRNYYGPLAELPAEYLLVDKANLLTLSAPELTVLVGGLRVLGANYDGSEYGVFTDRPGVLTNDFFVNLLDLGTTWRPLDPGKHAFAGAKDGSGEKVGIGTRTDLVFSSNSELRAVAEVYASDDATEKFVRDFARAWGKVTELDRFDLV
- a CDS encoding Fur family transcriptional regulator, whose protein sequence is MTTAPPHLDASELLRGAGLRVTDSRRAVVEALRAKPHVSADEVFQLARRYVPQSSLQSVYNALTDFVDAGLVRRIEPAGRPGLFELRVDDNHHHLVCTGCGAVEDVDCAVGPAPCLTPSDSHGYTVQVAEVTFWGLCPACASAARDR
- a CDS encoding stage II sporulation protein M, producing the protein MDLDALTAARRAEWARLDELSRARRLTGAEVDELVARYRAASADLADIKTSAGRTPQGDHVSTMLARARLRLTGTAENPMRQIPRFFVLQLPAALHRLRWITLVIAGAFIVVGTTVALWVSSDAALVASLGPSAGLEQYAENDFTDYYSENPAAVFAGTVWTNNAWIAAQCVMFGITGVWPIMVLVQNAVGVGTAAAIMLAFDRGDVFLLYILPHGLLELTCIFVAGAAGLRIFWSWVAPGARSRGESLAAEGRALATVAIGLVLALAVAGLIEGFVTAQPWPWWIKIGIGAVALGLFLTYMLVVGGRARRLGETGDLTEYEAGTPTLVAG
- a CDS encoding RDD family protein; this encodes MPTEGSSIVEIHQDEVLTGEAVALDVQPLSFFLRALGVLIDMLLGVAVLVLFSFALSWLGGAGLLDAAVAPILTIVVVVTVTVILPTAVETASGGRSLGKLAVGGRIVRSDGGGTGFRHAFIRALVGVFELWFTLGAVAALCGAFTPRSQRLGDLLAGTYSERTRTPRLPDPSFEVPPGLENWAAVADVARLPDRLARRIAQFLVSAPRLDPAARLRSAASLAGEAAPFVSPAPAVDPDTFLRGVAAVRRQRELRAISLETDRAAKLTAPVAAPPRGFPTR